The Pygocentrus nattereri isolate fPygNat1 chromosome 2, fPygNat1.pri, whole genome shotgun sequence genome has a window encoding:
- the c2h1orf35 gene encoding multiple myeloma tumor-associated protein 2 isoform X2 yields the protein MFGSSRSGGVRGGQDQFNWADVKADKHRENYLGNSLMAPVGRWQKGRDLTWYAKDKKAAAASREQELAAVREAEQEAMMAALGHKTVQRRPAGLTKEDLVDVCRRDGDAEERSVDRISGLGSSSAGSRGMVLSKQEKEAVKMGLPVFTHHRQAGGEEAAVRRPADPQREEQEKRSDSHKKSKKEKKSKKEKKRKKEKKQRRRRGASSDRDSESDTDSKRLRLDRSDRRGVHPSRCSQSGAATPDSHSAWGSKVNRRSPSPPSQDRPRRCSPAPSPRPRRRHDSDSSSDGVRHGNRQSPLRRRRHDTDSDD from the exons ATGTTCGGCTCGTCCAGATCCGGAGGCGTGAGAGGAGGACAGGACCAGTTCAACTGGGCCGACGTTAAAGCGGACAAACACAGGGAGAACTACCTGG GGAACTCCCTCATGGCCCCCGTGGGGCGCTGGCAGAAGGGCCGGGACCTGACGTGGTACGCTAAAGATAAGAAGGCCGCGGCCGCGTCCAGAGAGCAGGAGCTGGCAGCCGTGAGGGAGGCTGAGCAGGAGGCCATGATGGCTGCGCT GGGTCATAAGACTGTCCAGAGGCGGCCGGCCGGGCTCACGAAGGAG GATCTAGTGGACGTGTGCAGGAGAGACGGAGACGCGGAGGAGCGAAGCGTCGACAGAATCTCTGGCCTGGGAAGCTCCAG cGCCGGGTCCAGAGGGATGGTCCTGTCCAAGCAGGAGAAGGAGGCAGTGAAAATGGGCCTGCCTGTGTTTACA CACCACAGGCAGGCGGGAGGGGAGGAGGCAGCGGTGAGGAGGCCCGCGGACCCCCagagagaggagcaggagaAAAG AAGCGACAGCCACAAGAAGAGcaaaaaggagaagaagagcaaaaaggagaagaagaggaaaaaggagaagaagcagCGGCGCAGGAGAGGCGCGTCCTCCGACCGTGACTCTGAGTCCGACACCGACAGTAAGAG actcagACTGGACCGTAGTGACCGCCGCGGTGTTCATCCATCACGCTGCAGTCAGAGTGGAGCCGCCACTCCTGACAGCCATTCAGCTTGGGGTTCAAAGGTCAACCGCAGGagcccctcccctccctctcagGACCGCCCCCGCCGATGCAGCCCCGCCCCCTCGCCCAGACCCCGCCGACGCCACGACTCCGATTCATCCTCGGATGGGGTTCGCCATGGCAACCGACAGTCTCCACTGCGGAGACGGCGTCACGACACGGACTCGGACGACTGA
- the guk1a gene encoding guanylate kinase isoform X2: MRESATGAVMAGPRPVVLSGPSGAGKSTLLKMLMKEFNGLFGFSVSHTTRKPRPGEVNGKDYHYVSREVMQAGISNGEFIEHAEFSGNLYGTSKAAVQEVQARNLICILDIEMQGVKSIKKTDLNPIYISIQPPSMDILEKRLRDRKTESEESLQKRLRAASVDLEISKEPGLFDVVIVNDNLDDAYRELKGALIEEIQTVQGSTKA, encoded by the exons ATGAGAGAAAGCGCTACCGGAGCAG taatGGCTGGGCCCAGGCCGGTGGTACTGAGTGGTCCCTCTGGTGCAGGGAAGAGCACGCTGCTCAAAATGCTGATGAAGGAGTTTAATGGACTCTTCGGGTTCAGCGTCTCAC ATACGACGCGGAAGCCTCGTCCGGGAGAGGTGAACGGAAAAG ATTATCACTATGTCAGCAGGGAGGTGATGCAGGCGGGAATCAGTAACGGGGAGTTTATCGAACATGCCGAGTTCTCAGGGAACCTGTACGGAACCAG TAAGGCCGCGGTGCAGGAGGTCCAGGCCAGGAACCTCATCTGTATTTTGGACATTGAAATGCAGGGAGTGAAGAGCATAAAGAAgacagacctcaaccccatataCATCTCCATCCAGCCCCCCTCCATGGACATCCTG GAAAAAAGGTTGAGGGACAGAAAAACGGAGTCTGAGGAGAGTCTACAGAAACGTTTACGTGCAGCGAGTGTGGATCTGGAGATCA GTAAAGAGCCTGGGCTCTTTGATGTCGTCATAGTCAACGATAACCTGGACGATGCGTACAGGGAGCTGAAAGGCGCTCTAATTGAG GAAATCCAGACTGTCCAAGGTTCCACCAAGGCCTAA
- the c2h1orf35 gene encoding multiple myeloma tumor-associated protein 2 isoform X1, which translates to MFGSSRSGGVRGGQDQFNWADVKADKHRENYLGNSLMAPVGRWQKGRDLTWYAKDKKAAAASREQELAAVREAEQEAMMAALGHKTVQRRPAGLTKEDLVDVCRRDGDAEERSVDRISGLGSSSAGSRGMVLSKQEKEAVKMGLPVFTHHRQAGGEEAAVRRPADPQREEQEKSWSSDPLQDVYKGLMCVSFHPFRSDSHKKSKKEKKSKKEKKRKKEKKQRRRRGASSDRDSESDTDSKRLRLDRSDRRGVHPSRCSQSGAATPDSHSAWGSKVNRRSPSPPSQDRPRRCSPAPSPRPRRRHDSDSSSDGVRHGNRQSPLRRRRHDTDSDD; encoded by the exons ATGTTCGGCTCGTCCAGATCCGGAGGCGTGAGAGGAGGACAGGACCAGTTCAACTGGGCCGACGTTAAAGCGGACAAACACAGGGAGAACTACCTGG GGAACTCCCTCATGGCCCCCGTGGGGCGCTGGCAGAAGGGCCGGGACCTGACGTGGTACGCTAAAGATAAGAAGGCCGCGGCCGCGTCCAGAGAGCAGGAGCTGGCAGCCGTGAGGGAGGCTGAGCAGGAGGCCATGATGGCTGCGCT GGGTCATAAGACTGTCCAGAGGCGGCCGGCCGGGCTCACGAAGGAG GATCTAGTGGACGTGTGCAGGAGAGACGGAGACGCGGAGGAGCGAAGCGTCGACAGAATCTCTGGCCTGGGAAGCTCCAG cGCCGGGTCCAGAGGGATGGTCCTGTCCAAGCAGGAGAAGGAGGCAGTGAAAATGGGCCTGCCTGTGTTTACA CACCACAGGCAGGCGGGAGGGGAGGAGGCAGCGGTGAGGAGGCCCGCGGACCCCCagagagaggagcaggagaAAAG TTGGAGCAGTGATCCGCTGCAGGACGTATATAAGGGGCTTATGTGTGTCTCGTTTCACCCGTTCAGAAGCGACAGCCACAAGAAGAGcaaaaaggagaagaagagcaaaaaggagaagaagaggaaaaaggagaagaagcagCGGCGCAGGAGAGGCGCGTCCTCCGACCGTGACTCTGAGTCCGACACCGACAGTAAGAG actcagACTGGACCGTAGTGACCGCCGCGGTGTTCATCCATCACGCTGCAGTCAGAGTGGAGCCGCCACTCCTGACAGCCATTCAGCTTGGGGTTCAAAGGTCAACCGCAGGagcccctcccctccctctcagGACCGCCCCCGCCGATGCAGCCCCGCCCCCTCGCCCAGACCCCGCCGACGCCACGACTCCGATTCATCCTCGGATGGGGTTCGCCATGGCAACCGACAGTCTCCACTGCGGAGACGGCGTCACGACACGGACTCGGACGACTGA
- the c2h1orf35 gene encoding multiple myeloma tumor-associated protein 2 isoform X3 has product MAPVGRWQKGRDLTWYAKDKKAAAASREQELAAVREAEQEAMMAALGHKTVQRRPAGLTKEDLVDVCRRDGDAEERSVDRISGLGSSSAGSRGMVLSKQEKEAVKMGLPVFTHHRQAGGEEAAVRRPADPQREEQEKSWSSDPLQDVYKGLMCVSFHPFRSDSHKKSKKEKKSKKEKKRKKEKKQRRRRGASSDRDSESDTDSKRLRLDRSDRRGVHPSRCSQSGAATPDSHSAWGSKVNRRSPSPPSQDRPRRCSPAPSPRPRRRHDSDSSSDGVRHGNRQSPLRRRRHDTDSDD; this is encoded by the exons ATGGCCCCCGTGGGGCGCTGGCAGAAGGGCCGGGACCTGACGTGGTACGCTAAAGATAAGAAGGCCGCGGCCGCGTCCAGAGAGCAGGAGCTGGCAGCCGTGAGGGAGGCTGAGCAGGAGGCCATGATGGCTGCGCT GGGTCATAAGACTGTCCAGAGGCGGCCGGCCGGGCTCACGAAGGAG GATCTAGTGGACGTGTGCAGGAGAGACGGAGACGCGGAGGAGCGAAGCGTCGACAGAATCTCTGGCCTGGGAAGCTCCAG cGCCGGGTCCAGAGGGATGGTCCTGTCCAAGCAGGAGAAGGAGGCAGTGAAAATGGGCCTGCCTGTGTTTACA CACCACAGGCAGGCGGGAGGGGAGGAGGCAGCGGTGAGGAGGCCCGCGGACCCCCagagagaggagcaggagaAAAG TTGGAGCAGTGATCCGCTGCAGGACGTATATAAGGGGCTTATGTGTGTCTCGTTTCACCCGTTCAGAAGCGACAGCCACAAGAAGAGcaaaaaggagaagaagagcaaaaaggagaagaagaggaaaaaggagaagaagcagCGGCGCAGGAGAGGCGCGTCCTCCGACCGTGACTCTGAGTCCGACACCGACAGTAAGAG actcagACTGGACCGTAGTGACCGCCGCGGTGTTCATCCATCACGCTGCAGTCAGAGTGGAGCCGCCACTCCTGACAGCCATTCAGCTTGGGGTTCAAAGGTCAACCGCAGGagcccctcccctccctctcagGACCGCCCCCGCCGATGCAGCCCCGCCCCCTCGCCCAGACCCCGCCGACGCCACGACTCCGATTCATCCTCGGATGGGGTTCGCCATGGCAACCGACAGTCTCCACTGCGGAGACGGCGTCACGACACGGACTCGGACGACTGA
- the guk1a gene encoding guanylate kinase isoform X1 — translation MFGRLLCRALSVMAGPRPVVLSGPSGAGKSTLLKMLMKEFNGLFGFSVSHTTRKPRPGEVNGKDYHYVSREVMQAGISNGEFIEHAEFSGNLYGTSKAAVQEVQARNLICILDIEMQGVKSIKKTDLNPIYISIQPPSMDILEKRLRDRKTESEESLQKRLRAASVDLEISKEPGLFDVVIVNDNLDDAYRELKGALIEEIQTVQGSTKA, via the exons ATGTTCGGGAGGCTGCTGTGCAGAGCTCTATCAG taatGGCTGGGCCCAGGCCGGTGGTACTGAGTGGTCCCTCTGGTGCAGGGAAGAGCACGCTGCTCAAAATGCTGATGAAGGAGTTTAATGGACTCTTCGGGTTCAGCGTCTCAC ATACGACGCGGAAGCCTCGTCCGGGAGAGGTGAACGGAAAAG ATTATCACTATGTCAGCAGGGAGGTGATGCAGGCGGGAATCAGTAACGGGGAGTTTATCGAACATGCCGAGTTCTCAGGGAACCTGTACGGAACCAG TAAGGCCGCGGTGCAGGAGGTCCAGGCCAGGAACCTCATCTGTATTTTGGACATTGAAATGCAGGGAGTGAAGAGCATAAAGAAgacagacctcaaccccatataCATCTCCATCCAGCCCCCCTCCATGGACATCCTG GAAAAAAGGTTGAGGGACAGAAAAACGGAGTCTGAGGAGAGTCTACAGAAACGTTTACGTGCAGCGAGTGTGGATCTGGAGATCA GTAAAGAGCCTGGGCTCTTTGATGTCGTCATAGTCAACGATAACCTGGACGATGCGTACAGGGAGCTGAAAGGCGCTCTAATTGAG GAAATCCAGACTGTCCAAGGTTCCACCAAGGCCTAA
- the guk1a gene encoding guanylate kinase isoform X3, translating into MNRSVEDVMAGPRPVVLSGPSGAGKSTLLKMLMKEFNGLFGFSVSHTTRKPRPGEVNGKDYHYVSREVMQAGISNGEFIEHAEFSGNLYGTSKAAVQEVQARNLICILDIEMQGVKSIKKTDLNPIYISIQPPSMDILEKRLRDRKTESEESLQKRLRAASVDLEISKEPGLFDVVIVNDNLDDAYRELKGALIEEIQTVQGSTKA; encoded by the exons ATGAACAGGTCGGTCGAGGACG taatGGCTGGGCCCAGGCCGGTGGTACTGAGTGGTCCCTCTGGTGCAGGGAAGAGCACGCTGCTCAAAATGCTGATGAAGGAGTTTAATGGACTCTTCGGGTTCAGCGTCTCAC ATACGACGCGGAAGCCTCGTCCGGGAGAGGTGAACGGAAAAG ATTATCACTATGTCAGCAGGGAGGTGATGCAGGCGGGAATCAGTAACGGGGAGTTTATCGAACATGCCGAGTTCTCAGGGAACCTGTACGGAACCAG TAAGGCCGCGGTGCAGGAGGTCCAGGCCAGGAACCTCATCTGTATTTTGGACATTGAAATGCAGGGAGTGAAGAGCATAAAGAAgacagacctcaaccccatataCATCTCCATCCAGCCCCCCTCCATGGACATCCTG GAAAAAAGGTTGAGGGACAGAAAAACGGAGTCTGAGGAGAGTCTACAGAAACGTTTACGTGCAGCGAGTGTGGATCTGGAGATCA GTAAAGAGCCTGGGCTCTTTGATGTCGTCATAGTCAACGATAACCTGGACGATGCGTACAGGGAGCTGAAAGGCGCTCTAATTGAG GAAATCCAGACTGTCCAAGGTTCCACCAAGGCCTAA